The following are encoded in a window of Chitinophagaceae bacterium genomic DNA:
- a CDS encoding methyltransferase: MSNSFFQFKQFTVFQHKCAMKVCTDACLFGALAAGYKPQTTNGLDIGTGTGLLSLMLAQKDPDAVIDAVELGTDAAQQARENFAASPWKERLNIFNADMLSFKTEKSYDLIISNPPFFEDDLRSPDEAKNHAKHDTSLSLNELVRVVQQLLAADGSFAVLLPYQRVNYFTEEAGRQGLHLAQQVLVKQTEKHNYFRGILFFSRKKTQPVTASISIKDKEGNYTPEFVAALKDYYLYL, from the coding sequence ATGTCAAACTCCTTTTTCCAATTCAAACAATTCACCGTCTTCCAGCACAAATGCGCCATGAAGGTTTGCACCGATGCCTGCTTGTTTGGAGCACTGGCTGCAGGGTATAAACCACAAACCACAAACGGCCTGGATATCGGAACCGGAACAGGATTATTGTCGCTGATGCTGGCTCAAAAAGATCCGGATGCGGTCATTGATGCCGTTGAACTTGGTACAGATGCGGCTCAACAGGCCAGGGAAAATTTTGCAGCATCTCCCTGGAAGGAGCGATTGAATATTTTCAATGCAGACATGCTGTCCTTTAAGACTGAAAAGAGCTACGACCTCATCATTTCCAACCCGCCATTCTTTGAAGACGACCTGAGATCCCCGGATGAAGCAAAGAACCATGCAAAGCATGATACTTCGCTCAGCCTGAATGAACTGGTACGGGTTGTTCAACAACTTCTTGCAGCTGATGGCTCTTTTGCCGTACTACTCCCTTATCAACGGGTGAATTATTTTACAGAAGAAGCAGGCAGACAGGGACTACACCTGGCTCAGCAGGTATTGGTTAAGCAAACAGAAAAGCATAATTATTTCAGGGGAATACTGTTTTTCAGCAGAAAGAAAACACAACCGGTAACCGCATCTATAAGCATTAAAGACAAGGAAGGGAATTACACACCTGAATTTGTGGCAGCATTGAAAGATTATTACCTGTACCTGTAA